A genomic region of Streptomyces diastaticus subsp. diastaticus contains the following coding sequences:
- a CDS encoding IclR family transcriptional regulator: MTTDRGAPLQTADRALLALLAFSHDREEWGVTDLAAEFGWDKSVAQRLLASLAHRGFLVSDPVTRRYRLGPAVWHMATAWERHSGMAGLVRPTLRQLAAASGVTALFAVPDGTHLRCVDSADGTSGPLRAYRLAGELYPGHAGATSRAYFGMLAPGTRAGLLYGRPMASFSELTVTDPAEVEALMSRVPSEGFAYSQGEYDPATAGLAVPVLVRSQPIGSLTLVGPHDQLDDRKNELLVPLRSAGESLGELLTPRQMHTRRPDPAPAPIPRTSSPKD; encoded by the coding sequence GTGACCACCGATCGAGGAGCACCACTCCAGACCGCGGACCGCGCCCTGCTGGCCCTGCTCGCCTTCTCCCACGACCGCGAGGAGTGGGGCGTGACCGACCTGGCCGCGGAGTTCGGCTGGGACAAGTCCGTCGCCCAGCGGCTCCTGGCCTCCCTCGCGCACCGGGGCTTCCTGGTGTCCGACCCCGTGACGCGCCGCTACCGGCTGGGCCCCGCCGTCTGGCACATGGCCACCGCCTGGGAGCGGCACAGCGGCATGGCCGGCCTCGTCCGCCCCACCCTGCGCCAGCTGGCCGCGGCCAGCGGCGTCACCGCCCTCTTCGCCGTCCCCGACGGCACCCACCTGCGCTGCGTCGACTCCGCCGACGGCACCTCCGGCCCCCTGCGCGCCTACCGGCTCGCGGGCGAGCTCTACCCCGGACACGCCGGGGCCACCTCACGCGCCTACTTCGGCATGCTCGCCCCCGGAACCCGCGCCGGCCTCCTCTACGGGCGGCCCATGGCCAGCTTCAGCGAACTGACCGTCACCGACCCGGCGGAGGTGGAGGCGCTGATGTCCCGGGTGCCTTCCGAGGGCTTCGCCTACTCGCAAGGCGAGTACGACCCCGCGACGGCCGGCTTGGCGGTGCCCGTCCTCGTGCGCTCCCAGCCCATAGGCTCGCTCACCCTCGTCGGCCCCCACGACCAGCTCGACGACCGGAAGAACGAGCTGCTCGTGCCACTGCGTTCGGCGGGGGAGTCCCTCGGCGAACTGCTCACCCCCCGCCAGATGCACACCCGCCGCCCGGATCCCGCCCCCGCCCCGATCCCCCGTACCTCATCTCCGAAGGACTGA
- a CDS encoding DUF1177 domain-containing protein — protein MLKHVLDVIELLDRPQADGHALAAHLRRVLERAAEESGRLSPAAVLDQVEVTVTRVEGPKGGTDFVKVVVPGSAGARCGGGAPTLGILGRLGGVGARPERTGIVSDADGAVAALSAAAKLLDMYGRGDVLQGDVILSTHVCPDAPTRPHDPVPFMDSPVSVLDCNRQEIDEAMDAVVSIDTTKGNRLLNHRGIALSPTVKEGWILRVSDDLLGVLETVTGEAARVLPITTQDITPYGNGVHHINSIMQPCVATSAPVVGLALTAQSAVAGCATGASHEGDIAAAGRFAVEAAKEYGRGVVRFHDPEEFARLVSLYGPMTRLQSTVGATED, from the coding sequence GTGCTCAAGCACGTACTCGACGTCATCGAACTCCTCGACCGTCCACAGGCCGACGGACACGCGCTCGCCGCCCACCTGCGGAGGGTGCTCGAACGCGCGGCCGAGGAGAGCGGCCGCCTCTCCCCCGCGGCCGTCCTCGACCAGGTCGAGGTGACGGTGACCCGTGTCGAGGGCCCCAAGGGCGGCACCGACTTCGTCAAGGTCGTCGTTCCCGGCAGCGCCGGGGCCCGCTGTGGCGGCGGCGCGCCCACACTCGGAATCCTCGGACGCCTCGGGGGCGTCGGCGCCCGCCCCGAACGCACCGGCATCGTCTCGGACGCGGACGGCGCCGTCGCCGCGCTCTCGGCCGCCGCCAAGCTCCTCGACATGTACGGGCGCGGAGACGTGCTCCAGGGGGACGTGATCCTCAGCACGCACGTCTGCCCGGACGCGCCGACGCGGCCGCACGACCCGGTGCCGTTCATGGACTCGCCCGTCTCCGTCCTGGACTGCAACCGCCAGGAGATCGACGAGGCCATGGACGCCGTCGTCTCCATCGACACGACCAAGGGCAACCGGCTGCTCAACCACCGGGGCATCGCCCTGTCGCCTACGGTCAAGGAGGGCTGGATCCTGCGGGTCAGCGACGACCTGCTCGGCGTCCTGGAGACCGTGACGGGCGAAGCCGCCCGCGTACTGCCCATCACCACGCAGGACATCACTCCCTACGGCAACGGTGTGCACCACATCAACTCGATCATGCAGCCCTGCGTGGCCACCTCCGCGCCCGTCGTGGGGCTCGCGCTGACGGCCCAGTCCGCCGTGGCGGGCTGCGCCACCGGCGCCAGCCACGAGGGCGACATCGCGGCGGCGGGCCGCTTCGCCGTCGAGGCGGCCAAGGAGTACGGGCGGGGAGTCGTCCGTTTCCACGACCCGGAGGAGTTCGCACGCCTCGTGTCCCTCTACGGCCCGATGACCCGCCTGCAGTCGACCGTCGGAGCCACCGAGGACTGA
- a CDS encoding OPT/YSL family transporter has protein sequence MSDTTPAAADTAQARSHPRALEPVTLILTVILSVLGAVIGLVLITTLGIAPNTSVIGALIAMLIGRLSFAALARMRDPHRQNLVQSAISGSTFAAANSLVTPIAVPFLLGEPGLVWPMLGGAVVGLLVDSWVLYRVFDSKLLPASAAWPAGIAAAETIKAGDEGGRKARLLGISAVVGFVGSLFKLPMSAAGVAFLGNIWALLMFGVGLLVAQYAPGLLDTDLSANYVPHGVMIGAGLVALVQAVLMMRDRKSSRETTPPGQAADVFDEANRTVDRGRLRRGLLEGLVLFVAGALLIALMGGVVSEMSGWGLVGWVLLAGAAALVHQLIVGLAAMHSGWFPAFAVTLIFLILGLVLGIPMVPLALLVGYAASTGPAFADVGFDFKAGWLLRKGALPWHPYEMAGRRQQYIAQLVGFAVAVVVVMIAWKPFFADGRVPPVAQVYVDTIKAGLTDTHALTMMVLWAIPGALIQFFGGSSRQMGVLLATGLLVATPQAGWLVLAALAVRVAYSRWKARGGGDAPDEANAQPDADNDLALVGAGLVAGSSLNDVSQIYKAV, from the coding sequence ATGAGCGACACCACACCTGCGGCGGCAGACACCGCGCAGGCCAGGTCACACCCCAGAGCGCTGGAACCCGTCACGCTGATCCTGACGGTGATCCTCAGTGTGCTCGGCGCGGTCATCGGCCTGGTGCTGATCACCACCCTGGGCATCGCCCCCAACACCTCGGTGATCGGCGCGCTGATCGCCATGCTCATCGGGCGCCTCTCCTTCGCCGCACTGGCCCGGATGCGTGATCCGCACCGTCAGAACCTCGTCCAGTCCGCGATCTCGGGCTCCACGTTCGCCGCCGCGAACTCGCTGGTCACACCGATCGCCGTCCCCTTCCTCCTCGGCGAGCCCGGGCTGGTGTGGCCGATGCTCGGCGGCGCGGTCGTCGGACTGCTCGTCGACAGCTGGGTGCTCTACCGGGTCTTCGACTCCAAGCTGCTGCCCGCCTCGGCGGCCTGGCCCGCCGGGATCGCGGCGGCCGAGACGATCAAGGCGGGCGACGAGGGCGGCCGCAAAGCCCGCCTGCTGGGGATCAGCGCGGTCGTCGGCTTCGTCGGCTCGCTCTTCAAGCTGCCGATGAGCGCCGCGGGCGTCGCCTTCCTCGGCAACATCTGGGCGCTGCTGATGTTCGGCGTGGGTCTGCTGGTCGCGCAGTACGCCCCGGGGCTCCTCGACACCGACCTGAGCGCGAACTACGTACCGCACGGCGTCATGATCGGCGCCGGGCTCGTCGCTCTCGTGCAGGCGGTGCTGATGATGCGCGACCGCAAGAGCTCCCGGGAGACGACACCGCCTGGCCAGGCGGCGGACGTCTTCGACGAGGCGAACCGCACGGTCGACCGGGGACGGCTGCGGCGCGGGCTGCTGGAGGGCCTCGTCCTGTTCGTGGCGGGCGCCCTGCTCATCGCCCTCATGGGCGGGGTCGTCTCCGAGATGAGCGGGTGGGGTCTGGTGGGGTGGGTGCTGCTGGCCGGCGCCGCCGCGCTGGTCCACCAGCTCATCGTGGGGCTGGCCGCGATGCACTCGGGCTGGTTCCCCGCCTTCGCGGTCACCTTGATCTTCCTGATCCTGGGCCTGGTCCTGGGCATCCCGATGGTGCCGCTCGCCCTGCTGGTGGGATACGCCGCCTCGACCGGACCGGCCTTCGCCGACGTCGGGTTCGACTTCAAGGCCGGGTGGCTGCTGCGCAAGGGCGCCCTGCCGTGGCATCCGTACGAGATGGCGGGCCGGCGGCAGCAGTACATCGCCCAGCTCGTCGGGTTCGCCGTCGCCGTCGTGGTCGTCATGATCGCCTGGAAGCCGTTCTTCGCGGACGGCCGCGTCCCGCCCGTCGCCCAGGTGTACGTCGACACGATCAAGGCCGGCCTCACCGACACCCACGCGCTGACGATGATGGTGCTGTGGGCGATCCCCGGCGCACTGATCCAGTTCTTCGGCGGCTCCTCCCGCCAGATGGGCGTGCTGCTCGCGACCGGTCTCCTCGTCGCCACCCCGCAGGCGGGATGGCTGGTGCTCGCCGCCCTCGCCGTCCGCGTCGCGTACTCCCGCTGGAAGGCACGCGGCGGCGGGGACGCGCCGGACGAGGCGAACGCCCAGCCCGACGCCGACAACGACCTCGCCCTGGTCGGCGCCGGCCTGGTGGCGGGAAGTTCCCTCAACGACGTGAGCCAGATCTACAAGGCCGTGTGA
- a CDS encoding AroM family protein: protein MRTPGLGMVTIGQAPRADLAADVEPWLGGLTRYEHGALDEDVFDGERGEAARSALAPDPGEPPLVSRLRDGTSVLLGHRALAPRMRDAVARCEQDGAAATLLLCTGNFPPVPARRPVLYAEPLVQHGVRALAGEDPVGIVCPLPAQREDVERRWSGLLPGPVRVEPSDPYAPDAPARAAAAARRLAEAGSRWVVLDCIGYTETMRRAADTAGRPVLLARALAIRLAAEAAHAAAAVAP from the coding sequence ATGCGCACCCCAGGGCTCGGAATGGTGACCATCGGGCAGGCCCCCCGGGCCGACCTGGCCGCGGACGTCGAGCCGTGGCTCGGCGGGCTGACGCGGTACGAGCACGGCGCCCTCGACGAGGACGTGTTCGACGGTGAGCGCGGAGAGGCGGCGCGCTCCGCACTCGCCCCCGACCCGGGAGAGCCACCGCTCGTCTCGCGGCTACGGGACGGCACCTCCGTCCTGCTGGGCCACCGCGCGCTCGCCCCCCGTATGCGGGACGCCGTCGCGCGCTGCGAGCAGGACGGCGCGGCCGCGACCCTGCTGCTGTGCACCGGCAACTTCCCGCCCGTGCCCGCACGCCGCCCCGTGCTGTACGCCGAGCCTCTCGTCCAGCACGGCGTGCGCGCACTGGCCGGCGAGGACCCCGTCGGCATCGTCTGCCCGCTGCCCGCCCAGCGTGAGGATGTCGAGCGGCGCTGGTCGGGCCTGCTGCCGGGCCCCGTACGCGTGGAGCCGAGCGACCCGTACGCACCGGACGCACCCGCCCGGGCGGCGGCCGCGGCACGGCGTCTGGCGGAGGCCGGCAGCCGCTGGGTCGTGCTGGACTGCATCGGCTACACCGAGACGATGCGCCGGGCGGCGGACACGGCGGGCCGCCCCGTCCTGCTCGCCCGCGCCCTCGCCATCCGGCTGGCCGCCGAAGCCGCTCACGCGGCAGCCGCGGTTGCCCCGTGA